The Helianthus annuus cultivar XRQ/B chromosome 11, HanXRQr2.0-SUNRISE, whole genome shotgun sequence region tggttcagtaggggagcgcacgagcgtaggaaaagaatgaaaaagttgcaggaacagcgagtgttagccgcagcaaaaagagaaactgatgcttataatcaggatatgctcaataggggtatcgctaatatccatattttagcaaccactgctgctgacccaaacctggaacaaatgctagcaccacaaccacaaaatcctgatcaacccatggaaatagaagaccagatagaaatgcctgagtacaacccggaggagatacctagggtacctgcacctgatcctctagacccaaacaattacgacccctggtgggacgatgttagggactacgtgcaacaaaacccaatacaggagaatgtgccaatacccaacttaggagcttatccagggttagatcctcaagatccctacaacattagtgacgcatatgttagggaaattttagaaaatccatacccgtaccaagcccctatgcctccgtatcaggaacccgtacctcagtttccaaacccagtcctagaacctacacccccaatgagtgcagaaaatgtccaggaacttaggacttttggggaggaaattttagaaagtagtgatcgtatgcgacaggtgggagaacgcctcgtatggaaatacgatgagcgtaatatggatttttggatgaatccatatcagtgaaggcgatggcagaaacggtagtagtaataataataataataaaataatatatgtgtgtatgtgttagaaaaaaaaaaaaaactacgaatgcttattattagtattgtagctttacatttcagccggtattgtaatttaaatttcagtactagtgtgtaatgatgcatactatataaatagagtaaaagtcgcaatgctcgacgtttttggttaaacgtgcgtgtcatgtgattggctatatataaatattatttgtgatattaatatttggtaaatgtctaaaattcagatggccgacgcgggaaatcaagaaaatctgaataacgataaccagagtaacattaacgtggttaatgagaattcggacaataataacaacggaaaccaaatggataatagtgccgttcaacatatagtggcacaaggaattatagatgcaatgccatttattattcaaacagttcaggaagcgaataataaaagtaagcatagcagtaagcgaccaactgaacccgaaaacagcgtgaacaatggacccatacttcaagcgcccgttcccaaaagaagaagaaccatgccacatggttgttcttacaaagaattctggtcctgcaaaccaatagaattctcgggcaatgaatgacccattgcagctttacgctggatagagaaaactgaggcagttctgaaaataagcaagtgtgctgaagaagataaaataatgtttgcttcaaatctgtttaaaaatgcagccttagaatggtggaacactatcctccaatccagaggaagtgataagatttataatatggaatgggaagaattcaaaaacatggtagaaaggaaattctgccctcccaatgaaaaagaacagatagcaaataagtttctgaatctaagaatgaccggggtagacagtaagggttacactaccacattctttgaatatgctaggatagtacctacccttgcatcacctgaaccagtgttaatctcccgttacatttggggattaattggagaaattagacatgtagtcaaggcagctagaccccaaaccatagaggaagctgtagaactagccaataccttgacagatgagttaattcgtactagagaagaagaccagagaagaaacctaacccaaaggcttactcaagaataccgttctgggaattccaatcgtaggaatgtaggttctacctctgtaccctactgcaaagcctgcagaaagaagcattctggaagatgctctacttactgtaatttttgcaaggccccaggacacaaggaagagaattgcaagaagaaatccagtaatggaatgtgtttcaattgtggggaaaaaggtcacattaggacaaactgtcctaaattgactccagctgcaaccaacaaaaatcctaaaaatgccagagcattcgtgctaactacagaggaagccaggatgattccagacgtcattgctggtacgtttttagttaatgatatttttgctaaagtattatttgactctggtgcaaaccaaagttttattaatacttcgttttgcaaactcctaaatcaatcattaactaaactaccacaagaatgtctagtggaaaccgcaaatggagaaactgttcagatttctgaaatcttgcagggagcaagaatagaaatttttaatcaaaaatttattgcaaacctgtatccaatgaatctggctggatttgatgttgtgttaggaatggattggttaatagccaataaagccagtattttatgtgatcaaaagacaattcaattaaaatcaccaagaggtgaaaagatctcaattaaaggagataaaccttttagatccactaaattcatctctgtgatgaaaactgcaagttgtataagaaaaggatctatagtgtatttgatttcaataatcactaacactaaaggaaaagaattaaaagatatcccagtagtatcccaattttcagatgtctttccagaagaattgccaggactaccgccagacagggaagttgaattcagaattcatctgttaccaggaacagcaccgattgccaaagcaccttaccatttggcacccgcggaaatgcaagaacggaagaaacaactagacgagttgttagagaagggattcatacagccaagttcatcgccatggggagcactaATATTAtctgtcaaaaagaaggacggatcgatgcgtatgtgcattgactaccgtgaattgaacaaaatcacgattaagaatcggtacccattaccgaggatcgatgatttgtttgatcaacttcaaggagctcgatttttctctaaaatcgatttaagatcaggatatcatcaattaaaggtacaggaagaggacattcctaaaaccgcattcagaacaaggtatggtcattatgaatttactgtcatgccatttggtttaaccaatgccccagccgcatttatggacatgatgaaccgaatatgtaagccatatttggataaattcataattgtcttcatagatgatattctcatttattctaaaagcaaagaagagcatgcaaaacacttgcacttacttttaagtttattaagaaaagaaaagctttatgctaagttttcaaaatgcgagttttggttagaacaagtgcaatttctcggacatttggttaaccatgaaggaattcatgtagatccaacgaaaatcgaggcaattaccaaatggaaaaccccagaatcaccaactgaagttagaagtttcttaggattggccagttattatagaagatttattcgagatttttctagaatagccgttcctttaactaagttaacctgtaaatctgttaagtttgaatggggaccaaaacaagaagaagcctttagaatccttaagcaaagattaacccatacacccatactagcattaccagaaggaactgaagactttgtagtcttttgtgacgcttctaagttaggttatggatgcgtattgatgcaacgtcaaaaggttatagcttatgcatctagacagcttaagagtcatgaaggaaattattcaacccatgatttggaattaggagccataatttttgcccttaagatttggagacattatctttatggtagtaagtttaccatattcacagatcataagagtttaagatatgtcttcgggcaaaaagaattgaatatgagacagagacgctggatggaattacttagtgactatgattgtgatatccagtatcatgcaggaaaagccaatgtggtggctgatgctttaagtcgaaaatatcacgaaaagccaaaaaggatacgttctcttaaattaaatctacaagtagatttaaacaatcaaattagaaaagcacaaaaatcagtaatcaaggaggatactgaaaagttaaaaggaatgattaaggaattagaacaaggaacagatggaatttggaggttccataaaaagagaatgtggatacctaaattaggaaatttacgtcaccgtatattagaagaagcccataagtctaaatatacgatacaTCCAGGAAGTGaaaaaatgtaccaggatttaaggaaaaatttctggtggatagggatgaaaaaggatgtagcagcttatgtttctaaatgtttaacttgctcacaagttaaagctgaacatcagaaaccctcaggattgttacaacaattagaaataccagtttggaaatgggaattgataacaatggattttgttaccaaattgcctaaaacaaggaaaggtaatgatacaatctgggtgattgtagataggttaaccaagtcagctcatttcttaccaatgaaggaaacctttagtatggaacaattagccaaattgtatgtaaatgaaattgtttcattacatggcattcctttatcaattgtttctgatagggatagccgttttacctctcatttttggtcaagtttccaaaaagcaatgggaaccaggttaaatctaagcacagcttatcatcctcaaacggacggacaaagcgaaaggacaattcagacaatggaagacatgcttagagcttgcgtaattgattttggaggtaattgggacgaacacttacctttaatagaattttcttataataacagttatcacacaagtatcaatactgcaccattcgaagcactttatggacgaaagtgcagaaccccagtctgctgggcagaaattggggaaaaacaattatctggacctgaagtagtacaagaaacaactgacaaaatcattcaagtcaaggaacgactaaaagcagcacgtgatcgacaaaagagttatgccgataatagacgcaaaccattagaatttcaagtaggagataaagtattattgaaagtctctccctggaaaggagtggtaagattcatcaagagaggaaagctaagtcctaggtatattggacctttcaaaattcttaaaagaataggacctgtagcctatcagctacaactgccagaggaaatggcaggaatacatgatgtatttcatgtatctaatctcaaaaagtgtttagctgatgaatcactcgtagtacctctcaaggatatagaggttaatgaacaactcaaatttgtagaaaggcctctacagattgaagatagaaagattaagaatctcaagcataagagattagttctggtcaaagtgaaatgggactccaaaagaggacctgaatacacgtgggaactggaatcagaaatgcaaaagaaatatccacacttgttccagtagatctcgaggacgagctctaaaataaggtggggaggatataacaaccctcggtaaaacagacatcctcataatatttctgacaccctaatatattttaaatatatcaatgtgtctttatatgcaccccatatgtgaaaaccgagccccaaaatagattatactatataaaataaataaaaacaataattattaagttgaggcgggccgcgtagggcctcacctcaagttaaagcgggccgcgcgagtgtgtaccagtatatcgccaaaaccataagcccaagcgggccgcgtacatgtttggtttagttgatgcgggccgcgcgcgTCCTAAATGGTGGCATGACCCGGAGCCGCCACGTGTCCAGCGCGTGTCGAACCTAGTGtgtgaccggaccaagctacgctttgacccggagttgacgcgggccgcgtgagcccggcccaaactccacgcgggccgcgaggggaCTCAATTACAACCCTATAAATGGAGGCCATCGGCCTTCAGTCTGCTTTCGTTCACTTTTCTTTCTGTCTCTCTAcacttttaaatagtgggcattatacccaaGTTCAATATcacctaaaatagcgaggttctgctacgatgtaagtattataacccctggagacgtattagatacgctgcccgattgatctagggttccgtaacggctgtcgtggttctgcccgacgtagtcgttggaatgccgtctcggggagggtattactaatgttaaaatgggttattatactaacacacgtacatttgtgtaaattatagatattcaccaggaaaccctaaagaatcacctaagacagcaatgtgagttgattcactttttgtaaacctttttgtttactgttcttacaaaacctcacttaattaaatatatacaaagcagtttttgagtatttgtaaagaatacaattatagtgggtatgttggggttttgtatacaaaattggttactggcgtggtaacatcccataagttgagtatgactgtaccactgatgttaattgtgatgtcttggatacaaatgtaattgcggatgtgccctcaatactgcaaattggtttttacttaaacttgattaaactgggaatcactcaccagtatttcccactgacaaaatgcttttaaaacgcgtttcaggtaacaaaatgtgaaagccaaatagaagccagctggacagcactgaaggcttggaaaagtggcaataaagttacctaagaataaaatggatgtttttattaaataaataggatttattcctatgaaacgtgtgtattgaaaacttgggtttttacccatatgtttaatgttataaaacatggtggtttactctgattaaaatatttcctaactacggtcctgatgaaaatttccgctgccaaattggataaataaatatgataccaccaaaactggctcacggccgcccgttcccgggagatagggatcgggggctgtgacagtgttcggggaccctaactagctcagaaaaataaaaacaatgtgtttgacaatatttttatgttccgggtaaagtgcggttgttcggttgggtgtagtcccgttaaagtgctaaattaaaccataaggtgtcttttataatacttttagtgacacatttgattcccaacactttggaaagtatctaggactattttgccaagtttttgcactttactagcatagttaaatgctgaattttgggtatttagtgcagaattctgcatttaaagtatgttttaggcacttcccggcactataactattcCCTAGTGgcacagttttatggtcctcacctccctacactccctactagtgtagtattctatctctggctcacactggcctcaaaaacattgtctgtctaggtgctggcattgtcagcatattttctgggttatccgtttagtgtgctaactgtactttgtgcatcaagtttgtcactaacgtttgtatgaaataaatgaagtgacagtataaaatgtgatgcatatgtatgtgtgtaacagaaacagaaagcagtttaatcacagttgtaatcaagcacaatcattaagcataaattaaatattaattaattatacggatacctgtaaatgtgagggttgtcacaatatcTAGGACCAGCTAACATACGTTATTACATAACAACTTGcgttttttctttgatttttaacTTTCCGTTTTTTTATTTAGGTTTGTTTCAAGAATGGGGAGGACGTAATTGCATCATGCAGTTGTCGCAGGTTTGAACAATATGGATTGTTGTGCAAACATATATACTTTGTGTTCAAGAGGTTCAAAGTGAAAGAAATTCCCAACAAGTATGTTATGAGAAGATGGACCAAAGACGTGATACCAAATGATCTAAATAACACATTTAATTTAAATGTTGTTGATAATGATGGGCATAAAAAGGCCAAGGAGGTTGCGTATGAGATAATGCAGACCGGAGAGTATCTTATTGGTAATTTGATGAGAGATTTTGATCATCTAGTTATAGTCAGGGATCGGATGAGGGAGATGAAAGAAATGGTTGATGAACTTCACATAACCAAGCCTATTGACCCTAAGTTTGATAGATATTCAAGGTTAATCGGTTACGAGAAACCGAACACTGATGCTCCACCTACAGTCCATGTGCCAACCGGTATTAGGAACAAAGGACATGGTTCACATAagcggatcaaataaaaaaaagaacagatgattaatcTAAAGGCAAGAGAAGTCGGACATGCAGTGTTTGCAATACCAAAGGTCATGATATCCGAACTTGTTCAGTTTTAAAGGGTCAAGCTAGTGCTGCCGATAAGAAGGGGAAGAAAAGAAGAGTAGTTCAGCTAGAGATTGATCCTCGTTTAGTAGACGAAGAGGACGAGGAGGCAGAAGCTGGTGAGGGAGAGGAAGAGTATGAGGAGGTTGACGAAGCCGATGATAGTGATTTTGAATGGGAAAAGCTTAACGATGACGACGAGTGATTTTTGAACCACAATTGCATACATTTAAACATGGGTTTTTGATGCCTTTTTTTACTAAACATACCAATCACAGATTGTTTTTACATAACTAGCGTTTTTAAATTTAACATGCGTGATAATCTTTACCATTCGTTATTTATGTTGGTGTTTCTAACTACTTGCGTGATAATTTATATAACTGGCCAAGTTGAACATGCCTTTTCCTTTTAACATGCGTGATTTTTACTGCAGGCCAAGTTAAACATGCCCTTTCCTTTTACCTTGTTGTTCAAACATATTTAACAGGCTTTTTTCATATAATAACGCCAAAAAAACCATACACAGATATCAAACATGTTAAAATTAAGCCTACTTCATATTTCTAAATATATCTACATATCAATTTCGATTGTCAAAAACCACCATAGTTGTAAGTTTTCAAAATACCAACATTATAACATCcccaaaaatcatcaaaaatgttGATAAAACAGACATACCACCTACTTAGATGTGAATATCTTCCCAAGCTCCTTGTCACTGGTCTCCATCTTCTCTTGCACCGTCTCCACTGCATCCTTCAGATGGGAGTAAACCAAGTGATCAGCAGATGTCTTATCCTTCATGAGGTTTATGCTGTTGTCCTTCAACGAAGATTTTGGTTCTTGAAGTAGTTTTCCCCGCAGTTGTTGGTTCATCTTCTGCTGTTCAAGGACCTTCCTCTGCACATAAAAAATACTATTAGTAGAGTTTACATCAGATGCAAGCTCTGTCAACGTGCGACTGGAGAGGAGCTCCTTGATGGCTTTGCTTGCCG contains the following coding sequences:
- the LOC118484045 gene encoding uncharacterized protein LOC118484045, which encodes METKIEEPFLKISMKDFKAHGDGLLEVCFKNGEDVIASCSCRRFEQYGLLCKHIYFVFKRFKVKEIPNKYVMRRWTKDVIPNDLNNTFNLNVVDNDGHKKAKEVAYEIMQTGEYLIGNLMRDFDHLVIVRDRMREMKEMVDELHITKPIDPKFDRYSRLIGYEKPNTDAPPTVHVPTGIRNKGHVLKGQASAADKKGKKRRVVQLEIDPRLVDEEDEEAEAGEGEEEYEEVDEADDSDFEWEKLNDDDE